AAGATCTCGCCGGGCCGACCATCCTGGAAGAGGCCGACGGTGAGGTAGCCCTCGTGCCCGGCAATGCAGAACTTGTGGGTCTGGCTGCGGCGGGTTTCGGGCAGGATTTCGCGGCGGGTTGTGAGTAGCGTCATGGAGGGATCCTCGACGGAGACATCCATCGGTTCGATGACCGGATCCACTGGACTTTCTGAGCCTGTCATTTCGAAGCCGTCGCCCGGTCTCAGTCCTTGTCCTTCTTGGGCTTCTTGCCCTTGTCGGACTTGCCGTGCTTCTCGGAGGCGTCGGCTTTCTCGGCCTTCTCCGACTTCTCGCCCTTGCCGGCCTTGGCGGACTTCGAGTCTCCCTCGTCGTCGCCCTTGTCGGCGGACTTCTTGCCTTTCTTGCCCTTCTTGCCCTTGGCTTCGCCGTCGGCGGCCTCGTCCTCGCCGGCGTCCTCGGACTCCTGGGTTTCCTCGGCCGGCTCCTCAGTCTCGACGGCTCGCTCGGCGTCCACGGACTGCTGGAAGAGCTCAAGCGTGCGGTCGGGCAGCACTTCCACGTTGATCTCGGTGCGGAGCTCGCGGTCGAAGACGATGGCGCAGGTGTAGGTGCCGATGCGGCGGACCGTGTTGGCCAGGCGGACGGCGCGGATTTCCACATCGAACTTGTCGATGGCCAGCTGGTCGGCGATATCGCGGTGGGTGACGGCGCCGTAGAGCACGCCTTGGTCGTTTACGCTGCGGATGAGCTTGATGGTGACGCCGGCCAGACGCTCGATGAGCTTGGCGCGGGCTTCCTGGCGCTTCTGCATTTCGGCGGCGGCCTTGGCGCGGGCCTCCTTGAGGGCCTCGATCTTCTCAGCGGTGGGATACTCGGCGAGCCCGTGCGGCAGGAGATAATTGCGGGCGTGGCCCGGCTTCACCTTGACGACATCGCCCACCAGTCCGAGGCTCTCGACGGTCTTGTTCAGAAGCAGTTCAACGTTGCGCTTTGCCATGATGCTGTCCTTCCCCTTTGGGGAGTGAGGGTGGTCGCCGGCACCCAACGTGTGCCTGCTTCCGCGCGGAAGCCAGGCGGCGACGAGCTCCGGAGTATGGCAAAAACCCCCCTGGGTCACAAGGGGGTTGGAAATCCAACTTCAAGATTTTTCCGCTTCGAACCGGGGTTTAGAAGGGAATATCCTCGCCCGCGACGGGGGCGTGGGCTTCGCTGCTTTCCTGGGAGGCGCCGCGCCGCGGGCTCCCGCCCTCGCCGCCGCCGCTTCCTCCCGCCGGGGCGCCGATGAACTGGAAGTTCTCGACGACCACGCGCAGCTTGGACTGCTTCTTGCCTTCCTTGTCCTCCCATTGGTCGAGCTTGAGCCGGCCTTCGATGAAGACGGGCCGACCCTTGGAGAGGTATTGCTTCATGATCTCCGCCTGCCGGCCCCAGGCCTCGCAGTCGACGAAGGTCACTTCCTCGCGCTCCTCGCCGCTGGCGGTCTTGAACTTGCGGTTCATCGCGATGCCGAAATTGCCGACCGTCTGGTTGCCCTGCGGCAGCAGCTTGATTTCGACGTCCCGGGTGAGATTGCCCATCAACATAACCTTGTTGAAACTTGCCATGAATTGCGCCTCCTTAAATGCGTGGCGGCATTCTAGGAGCCGGATTCCCCTCCTTGTCGCTTTGGGGCGAAAAGTCCAAAAATAAAAATCGGGCCGCCCCGAAGGGCGGCCCGATGGGGTTCAGGCGATGGCGTCCAAGTCGGGATCCGCACCCGGCTCGTCGGCAG
This portion of the Planctomycetota bacterium genome encodes:
- the ssb gene encoding single-stranded DNA-binding protein, which encodes MASFNKVMLMGNLTRDVEIKLLPQGNQTVGNFGIAMNRKFKTASGEEREEVTFVDCEAWGRQAEIMKQYLSKGRPVFIEGRLKLDQWEDKEGKKQSKLRVVVENFQFIGAPAGGSGGGEGGSPRRGASQESSEAHAPVAGEDIPF
- the rplI gene encoding 50S ribosomal protein L9 translates to MAKRNVELLLNKTVESLGLVGDVVKVKPGHARNYLLPHGLAEYPTAEKIEALKEARAKAAAEMQKRQEARAKLIERLAGVTIKLIRSVNDQGVLYGAVTHRDIADQLAIDKFDVEIRAVRLANTVRRIGTYTCAIVFDRELRTEINVEVLPDRTLELFQQSVDAERAVETEEPAEETQESEDAGEDEAADGEAKGKKGKKGKKSADKGDDEGDSKSAKAGKGEKSEKAEKADASEKHGKSDKGKKPKKDKD